In Gymnogyps californianus isolate 813 chromosome 12, ASM1813914v2, whole genome shotgun sequence, the genomic window TTATGAGGATATATACAGAAATTGTGGTACCTGCTTGTGACTGGGAGTCAGCTGGCAATTTCCTATCAGGATTTCCTCCTCAGCTACCAGGGCCCAGCCTGGCAGCCCAAAGACAGCACTGCCAAGATTGAATTCAAAGATCATGATTCAGGACTAACAAAGCTTTGAAGCTTTTTGTAATATCTTTGAATTTATGTGCTTTCCGGTTTTAATCACATTTGaccattttgtgattttttcttttgcaagcagAAGTCAATGCcgattttaaaaaatgaaagctcaaCAAGTCAAGCAGTCCCCAAATGCCAATATGATAGATTTTATACTCTCTTTCCTGCTCTCtttgaaatatcagaaaattATGGATGAAACCGTAAGCTGGCAGCCCTACAGAATGCACAAGCGTTGATAAGAAATCTCAGGTTCCCCTACTAATTTAACATTTCATACCGAGTCAGATTTATCTGCTGCTCACACACCCGATCTCCCTCACCCCACATAACCGGCTCTGTACAGGAAAGTTgccttttttaatgttgtttttgcACCAACCGTGCACTccccccggcccctgcccgccccgccgctaCTCCGGGGTGTGGGCAGGGGCCTGTCCCTGCAGCCGCGCCCCGGACGCGGAGGGCGgagccgcgccgccgccggctcccgcTCTTCTTCCGGCTTGCGCGGCCTCGCTGCTACGCGAGCGCGGGGATCCAGTGCGGCCTGCGGGCAGTGCCAGCCGCCATGGCCGGGGAGGTGAAGACAAAGCTGTCCAAGAACCTGCTGCGCATGAAGGTgaggcggggggcggcggcggggccccgggagcgggacgggggggggggggggggtgcctGAGGCCCAGTCCGcggtggggtgaggagggggcggccgggcccggcTGTGGGGGCGCTGGGAGCGGCCCCCCGCTGCTGCCGGGGAGCTGCCCGCCGCAGGCCCGGAGCCGTGAGGCGGGCCTGGGCCGCGCCGGCACCCGACGTGTGTGCAGCAGGCCGTGAGGGGCCGAGCCGTGCTGtgaagggcgggggggggggatgtctCCCGGATAAACCAGGCCGTCTCGGGAGCCCCTTGCCTGGTTTGGGGCATTTTCCGTGTCTACACCTGGCCACGCAGCGTTTGTCGTGGTCTGACACGCAGGCATGACTGTCTCCTACCTCCCGTAACGCACGTTTTAAAATACGTATCTATTTATCTTCAGCTTCGCTTGCTCTTTCACTCAGGCCTGCAGCTTTCTGGGCTGCTCCCTTCCAACTGCGCCGGCAAGAGGCGATTTCAGAGAGCTGTCACCGAACGCCGGGCTGCTTTAAGCACTGGCGAGAGGTCGCAGGGGGGTTATAAACTAGGGTGCTGGAGGGTTTGATCCAGGAAAGCAACTTCATGATGGCAGCAAAAGTCTCACCCTAGCAAGAGCCAACTTTTGGGCACCACTTGGGAGTCTTTTCATGGTTTCTCTGCAGTTAGGTTACTTATCGTGAATAAAAATTGTAAGacttcttcccccccccacacacacaggttgaaattaaaatgttgcttGCCTTACTTGGGGGGGCTTTTAAtcgtgggggaaaaaaaagtttccttttttttttgttgtgtccatttttttgtctgtttacaTTGATGGCTAATAAAATACCCAACCTGAATGGCAGTGTTAACCGCCTTTCCCAACTCATAAATGCAAGGGCTGTTAGTAACATCGTGACGTGCCTCTTACCCTTGGAATTGTGAATCTCATGTCAAGACCAATGTGAAATTAGTCTCCGCTTACTGGCTAATGGATTCTGCTTCACGTCGTGTACTACAACACCTAATTCAGTAGAGTACATTCTTCTGTGATTGATGGTTCTTTATTGCTGGAAAACAACCAGTAGAAGTTGAGttgccattatttttttttaaaatgttaatatccATTAAATTTTTATAACTGAATATGACGGGGCCTTTGTGGCTTCTTGCTTGTGGTGTTTTatttaaccatttttttccctacatatttatatttcagacaCTGGCTGAAAGGAGTTTAGCTGCCTTCAGTTCAATCTTTCGCATAAAGTGTACTCTGCTACAGTAAGATGGTGGAATATTTACCCCAATTAACAGATGCTGCTAATGAAAGACTAAAACTCGTGCACAGAGGGAGCGGAATACATCTTGCCTTGCTCTCAAAAGGGAGTAGATGTTGAGCTTAGTTAGCCAGCAGTGTATGATGGAGTAAGACACCCATAACCTGGATTGCAGCATcgttattttttcttatttttatgtaatactctcttttaaatttctgctcCTGTTGTTTGCCAGTTTATTAACCCCCTGGAGATTTCAAAAGCCagtttttagattttcttccttGGAAGGCTGTGGAGAACCAGCCTGTGAATGTGCTGCCATGACATTTGCAGGTTTACAGTCCAGGCAGTAGTAACCAGCTTTGAAGAGATGAGTAGGTTTTGAAAAGGTCATACACAGACCTTGTAGTTAGCGCTTTCCTTCTGCAGATCCTCTTgtttacaaatgttttaattaatcCTTTAGCAGCTGCCTCCACAGGTACTGATAAGATGTATTATCACAATTCAGCAGGCGGGTGAAGTGGCACCCAAAGGTGACCTGTGATCAGTAGTAGTGTTGAGAAGACCATTTGCGCTAGGTAGTGGGCCACGTGTGCCCCCCGCTTGATGTCGGAGGATGGCTCGTGCTTTTAGATCTTGCACCATTTGACCCAGGTACCATTGCTTGGGGAAACAAATCCAAATAACCACTCAGTTACTGACTTACATACTCTGTGTCTACGACAATGggtgtatttttaattcatccATGTGTGTTTACATTTTAGGTAAATGTGatcacatatttttttatctaGTTATTCCTGTAGTAATCTTTAGGAACATAATCTTTAAATGTAATGTGAAATGATTATTTAATTGGGTGCTTGTAGCAGAATTTCTCCTGTTGAGATTTCTGCCTGGCTAACCAATTTCCTTGAGCAATATGGTTTTCCACATGATAGATTCACTTATTTTCCTCAAGAAGATACTGTAATTTTAATTGGAAAGCTTTGACGTATTTTGGATCgactcagaaaacaaaagtcaatttttctttcattaaagatCTTGTACAATGGATgcaaatagaaatataaatggaaaatgagacACTAGCACTAGATTGGCTTTTACTTtggagtttggttttgtttgcttgggcATTTTGTAAAGACTGAAAAGGTGTGTGGGGtgtatataatacatatattacACATCTATATTacctatatattttaaataagctcAGTAATGCAGTTTTTTTCTGGGAGGGAGGTGTTTTGTGATGCCTTTTTTGGCTTTGTCCCCAACCAAGCCCATTTTAGGTGGGACCTAAACTATGTCCAAGTCTAGTGTTCCCCACTGGCACATTACCTGTCAGCCTGCAAGCTTATCTAAACACAAAAATGATGCTGCTCTAAATGAGAGGGGTAAAATTAGTTGATATAAAATTCCTCTGCAGTGTTGCGCATACAGGTATGCTTTGATAGCCACAAAGCAATTTTTGTACAGGAGTGCATATAAACTGTACTGGTAGACTTGCCTCTAGCTGGGAATTACATTGGTATAAATGTACACCTCTGACAGATACAGTTATTCAAACACTTTCTGTAGACCCTAAGGGAGGTCCCAGCTCCTAGGAATGTGAGAATATAAGGATTATTGCCATAAAATTGTGAAGAGTTCTGGTTTTTCAGCATGTTTGGTTAACATTGTTGATACTTAAATTGTCACTCAGTTTAGGCACCTGACTTGAGACAAATGGAGATAAAAGGGATGTTTCACATATATCAGGTCTGTAGTTTTGCGCGCTCAGTAATTTTTCATCGGCCGTGACAGATGTCCTCTTTTGCTGCTAGCTGTGAGAGACGTTACTGGTCCTATCTGCCTGTTCCCGTCCTCTGCCAAAGGTTATCACCGAGGAAGCAATTTACAGGACTGTCCTTGTATTAGGCAAAAATAGCAGTCTTAACTAAATTATTGGTCTCAGCTAATTTGGCAGACTGTTCCTGCAGTGAGTTAACAGTTGCTTACACATACTGCTTGACTGGTACTTTGGTGGGTCATCAGTGAGAAGTTGAGAGCTGGTAACATCTTCCTTTAGCACAGCTGGATACAGAAGAATTCTTTTTGTAGCCTGGGTTACTTTTTTCCGCTTCCAAAGGCGGGTTCCAGCCTTCAGAGCTACAAACGCAAGCCAGTTCATTAAATTAAAtctgagaaaagaagagaatggTTGAAAGTATAGAGGTTTCAAAAAATGGCCAACCTGGCATGACCTACCTCTAGCTCTGAGCTCCAATGCTGTTTGTATGGGTGGTGTTGGTTTCTGATATGCAGCAATAACTTTAACACCACTACGTTCTCTCTGGCCTTTGTTGAAACGTTAGAAAAATCTTAGCAAAGTTATGGAGTTGTAACAACTCAGATCCATCAAAACTAATCAGGAAAGGTCTGTTTCTTTGTATGTAAGTACAGGTGTGGCTGACTATTGACTTCCAGTAGCTAGCTGTGATCAGCAGTTGTTTACTTTTCCGTTGCCTGTTTGCCGAAACTTAGACCAAACccagagaaaaatcacaaaaagcaTTTACTTCTTATCAACTGCTAAATATTATGTAATGGATAATTGTCGTCATGTAATTATTGCATGTTCAGAACGTACTCATGATGCAAAAAACTGAAGCTGTGTGTTTATGtgtctttctttttagttcatGCAAAGAGGTTTGGATTCACAAACTAAAAAACAActagaagaggaagaaaagaagataattaGTGAAGAACACTGGTATCTTGATTTACCAGacctaaaggaaaaagagtaagCTTGTACCCTTTTGTACTTCTTATCATCATTGGATTGTTGTGGAATGGGAATagaatatacatattttttcctataaaagAAGGATTATTAATAGCCAattaacagaagcaaaaatagtGACAGACTGGcattacagctttttttattacttattttcagGGACGTTCTCAAGGTTGCCTAGTGCAGTTTGACCTACTTTCATTTCTtgtgtgtgttgttttctttcactcacACATTCTTCTAGATGCATGTAATTAGTTTCTTTCAGGCAGGGACCAATTCattcattgctgctttttcccttcatttgaaaaaaacaagtttgaaATGTTGTGTTGGTAAATTCAGCTCCAGTCACACAGTTAGGTCCATTCAGGACAGTTCTGTCTTCTTGAGTCCAGCTCACTTCAAATCCTGTTTTTGAAATAGGAGAGATAATGGCAAAAATAACAGAAGCCTTAGCTAATAAGAAAGAATATGTCCATTCCTGTAATTTAGAAAGGTGCTTTAAATAGCAAGAgaactacttttaaaattgcttgatttttgtcctttcaAAAGAGGACAAAAATTCCATTGAGGGAGaacatacataatttttaaaaagctaggaTCCACGGAATTAACTGTAGTTGAATAAGGTCATTGATAAACTATTTTCCATTAGTGTTGGTGGATATGACAAAAAGGTACTTGAGCTTCAGTTGCAGCAAGGAAGGTTCAAGCTGGACATTGACAGAATTTTTCTAACAATAAGGCTATTGAAGCACTGGAATAGATTGCCTGAGGAGTCACGGGATTCTTCATCATTGGAAGTCTTTTGAGGACAGGTTAGATGGACCTCTGCTGTTCGTGGTACATGTTTAACTGATCCTACCTTGAGGTAGGAGAATGAGCTTGATGTCTTCAGCCAGCTTCCTATGATCGTAGAACTTCGTTTTACATGGGAGATGAAGAGGATGAGGGAAGAGATGCATATGTGTGCAAGGAAAAGAAGGATGGAACAATTCACGGAAGTACTTTTATCTAACACATGTATTATGAACGCCTCAGggtcatgtttcttttcttgctccATGCCCATTAAAAGAcgaaaaaaggagggagaaaggggaaatcTTTCTCTGCTGAACAGAGAATTACACAGTGTTTTATATCCTGACAGACTCAACTAATGCCAGGTCTAACATcacaatgaaaaattaattagaagCTTTTGCTGGTATAGTAATGCCACCTGGAGAGTGATATTTAtatggtatttttattctggCAAAAGCATTAATGTAGGTGGAATCATATCAGCAAAGAGTGCTTTTTGTCAGGAGAGTTAATTTTGCTTGTGGAACTGGCACAGCTTTACTGGCAAAAAGTATTCCTTTGCACTCCAAGCTCCTTGTATTGAAAGATTTATCAGAGCAATTAAGCTTCAGAAAGTAGTTGATGGTTTAAAATACactgtggttttgtttatttgtgcggggggaagacagcaaatgatttttggatttgtttaatttgattattttaaagcGCACCATTTGACAAAatgctgggtttggggtttcCTGCAGGAGCTTTATAATAGAAGAGAGGAGCTTTATGCCGTGTGAGGATCTACTTTATGGCAGAATGTCCTTCAAAGGATTCAATCCAGAAATTGAGGTACCatttaaatgttctgttttgaGGTGGTCTCGCATTAGGATTGAAGCCCTTGGGGATGGGGATTTGAATGTTCACACTGCATGCTGTTTTGCCTTTGCAGCATCTTCCATAAATCCTCCCATGTACAGCAAGTCCATGATTCAAACCAAAATGTTGATCAATGCAGCATCTGGTAAATAGAAGCTTTTTATCTCCTTGTGTTGATGGTCAGTAATTGCATGAGTCCTGCAGATTTTCCCTCCCTGACGTGAGGAAGCAGTCCCACATGCTGCTCACCAAAACAATAGCTCACATTTCCTCCTGCCATTTAATTTAGAGTCCAGTCTTAGAAACATTCAGTCCTATTTATTCAACACTTACGTGTGTAAGTAAGGGCTTAAAGTTCCAAACTAAAAATTCTGGGCAAGAGagtctttaatttctttctggcATGATTCATGCTGATAGAACTACACTAAgatagtaataaaaatgttacagctGAACTGAAGCAAGAGGATGAAGGTGTAAAGACTAAGAGGTATGCAAAAGGCTATGCAAGGTGATTTACTAGGagatttttttagttattttgaaCTTGCTCTGATTGTGACTGGCATATTATTGCTTCATGGTTTTTGCTAGTAGTTTATTGTAAATCcttgcagatatttttccttcttaacaAAACAATTTCAAGGACTATGTGCTAACATcacaatgaaaaattaattatgatCTAATTCTCTGGTCTCCTGAAGATGTCTGGCGTGCCCTTGAGGGTGTTTGAATAGTACGATTCACTGAAAACCCTGTCTCTGTGTTGCCTCTTTTCCCAAAGGCAAACTCTAAGCTCAGCTTAGCAACAGGCAGGCATGTTGCCTTTTCTTCATGAGTTTTCGTAACAGTATGCTCTAGCCTGACCAGGAACAGCAAATAATTATTAAATTTGATTCTTACCTTTTATGTGTTTCTCCTACCAGTGAATTTCAGCATGGTTGCCATTGTGTTGGGGTTACATGTTTAAGCTATTTCTTACTTCGTTTTCAGAAGTTAATGATCCAAATGAACTCTGGgtgcaaggaggaagaaattgAAGTGGATGATAAAATGGAGGCTGATGTGTCAGATGAAGAAATGGCCAGAAGGTAAGTTATATTTTATGACATCATCAATATTAGCTAGCAATATGGTACGTTACTGCATTATGTGTgggaaaataaacccaaaaagcaaacaaacaaaataaaaaacccaaccaacagATATGGTACTTTACAGAACTGATTTTCCAGGACTTCTGGTGTGTATTCACTGGAATCTCCATCACTTTTGGGGGTAAAATACCTTGTAGGGGTCTTCTGCCCTTTGATATCCAGGTATTCCATGCTAATTCCCTCCTTGTTCCATATTGCTAACAAACCCCAACTATCAGAAtgaataataatgtaataagTGATCATGTAGTGCTTGTGCTTCTTAAGCTTCTGATGACCAGCTTTTTTACACTGCTTAAATTGTTGATTAGATTTATGATTTGCTCCGTTGAagttttctctgatttttagtAAAAGCTgtaaatttattattatttttacagatatGAAACATTAGTAGGAACAATAGGGAAGAAATTCTTGAGAAAAAGAGACCAGCGTGTACTCCAGGAtgaagaagaagatgaagatggGAATAGTAACACAAGACCTAGcaaaaaagctaagaaaaagtTCTTAAAACCTCAGGATTAATGTCAACTGCACAACTGGAGCTAATAGAAATGTTATCTACCAAATATAGTACCACAAACTAGACATTGTTTGGAGTTTTTGCTATTTAATGTAAAGGATAGATTTGTAAATCTGAGTCTGTTCTCATAGAAATTTCTACCATCCACatgacaaacatttttcaaagtggATGTGTATATAATGGATGTCATACATCCTTTCCTCTCTCAGCAGCTTTTAATGTGTGGGGCACTAATCCCATCagtctttttaaatgttgtgcGTAACTAGATTGAGTGTCACATGCAATTGAGAGCAACGTTATTTACAATTTATGGTAGCATCTGAAAGAAATTTGGAGTAAAGACAGTAAAGATGAGCTTTGTCCAATCCAGTAAGGCAGTTCAGCTTTCACTGCTTTATTATGAAAGTGAAAACCTTTGCTGTCTTCAAATTGAAAAAAGTCAGCAGAAACATGTATCTGTTTTTTTACTGTGCTAAAAATAAGatgggaaaagaacagagagataaaatccattttgttgaattttattttttataaagcttatttaaaaatagagggGTTTgtagtaaaactttttttttaatagaacaagCCAAATATTGGGCAATGTTTACAGTTTGACACTTGAGCAGATTGTGAGTCTTAATTTCTGTCTTCCAAAAGAAGTTTGCTaatcttgcttctttttcagcaaaaaaaaaatccaatcttATAATTATCTAGGTCTTGTCGTAAAAGCATAATAACGGCTTCAGAAACATATTTGAAAGCTgaataaaaactgatttttttttttttgtgtgtggttaaTGATTGTGGTTTAGctaatttaatgtaaaaaatggTGCTTAATACAATCTGATATAAGAAGTGATCCTGTTTTGTGCTGGCCACAGATGTCCCCAAGGATTAGTTGTCTGCACTGACTTTCTCTGTTTAGCATGCAATGAAGCCGCCTGAAATAATGTTAGGACAGAAACATCGTGCTCTTTGGTCAGTCAGTGCTCTGGGCCTa contains:
- the MPHOSPH6 gene encoding M-phase phosphoprotein 6, which encodes MAGEVKTKLSKNLLRMKFMQRGLDSQTKKQLEEEEKKIISEEHWYLDLPDLKEKESFIIEERSFMPCEDLLYGRMSFKGFNPEIEKLMIQMNSGCKEEEIEVDDKMEADVSDEEMARRYETLVGTIGKKFLRKRDQRVLQDEEEDEDGNSNTRPSKKAKKKFLKPQD